The Bdellovibrio sp. NC01 genome includes the window AACGCTTTTGAAAACTTTGAATATCTCTTCGTATACGTGGGTCTCTGCTAAAGATTCTAGCGAAGTGCCAGCGTTCATCCATCATGGGCAGTATGCGCAGTTGTTGGTTGAAGGCAAAAAAGTAGGCTTTATCGGAACTCTTCATCCGGTTCTTTTGGATGATAATAAGATCCGTGTGCCTGCGGCGGTGGGTGAGTTTGACTTGGATCAGCTTTATAAAGGCCAACCACGTCCTTACCGTATCCAAAGTGTTTCGAAGTTCCCGATCGTAGAGCGCGACTTTGCTTTCGTGATGCCGAAGACTTTGAAAGTCGGCGACGTTTTGAAAGACATCCGTAAAGCTGCGGCTGGTTTGCTTGTGAATGTTGACGTTTTTGACTTGTACGAAGGCGAAAAAATGGAAGCTGGGAAAAAATCCGTAGCGATCCGTTTGTGGCTTCAAGACAAAAATGCCACGCTGCAAGAAGCGCAGATCAACGAGGTAACTACGAAGGTACTTGAATCTCTCAAAAAGAATTTTGATCTTTCTGTGAGATAAATTCTTGATTGTTTTCAAATGCTTGCTAGGCTTAAGTTAAGTAGGCATTTTCCGGCGGAAGCCGGCAGAGCTGAAGCGCCGAACAACTCCTGCAAAGCAGGAGTACAAATAGGCGCGCAAGCTGAAGCAAGTAATTAAAGTGAAGGATCACTATGGCTGGCCAAAACTTAGGTAAATCAACTGTGACGAAGGCCGATATCGTCGAGAACGTGTATCAAAAGATCGGTTTCTCGAAGAAAGAAGCATCAGAGTTGGTTGAACTCTGCTTTGATACCTTGAAGACTGTTTTGCAAAACGGTGAAAAGGTTAAGATTTCTGGTTTTGGTAACTTCGTCGTTCGTGGCAAAAACGAACGTATCGGACGTAACCCACAAACTGGCGAACAAATCAAAATTTCTGCACGTCGTGTTCTCACTTTCAGACCGTCTCAAGTATTGAAGGCGATGCTGAATGGTGAAGAGTACGCTCACCTCAAGGATGATGACGATGACGACGACGATGACTACGGTGATGATGAATAATCCGATGACTGACTTGGATGAAACAGTTCAAGAAGTTGTTGAAGAGCAAATGAGTTTTGATAACACAGAACTTAATTTGGGCGATCAACATCTTGAATTCGTTGAAGAGACTTCTGAAGGCTCTACGGCAAACGCGAACGACATCGTTCCTGTTTCTATTCCAGCGATGCTTTGTGATGACAAACTTCTGGAGGAGATCAAAGCGATTCCAGATAAAATGGGTTTTAAAATTGGTGATGTTGCAGAAATTCTGGGCATCAAACAATACGTTCTTCGCTACTGGGAAACTGAGTTCGAAGTTCTAAAGCCTAAAAAAGCTTCTAACAACCAACGTATGTACACTCGTAAAGACGTGGAAAACGCGCTGTTGATCAGAAAGCTTTTGCACCGCGACCGCTTCTCTATCGAAGGCGCTCGCAACGCAATGAAAGAACTGAAAGCTCATGTCCGTAAAGAAAAAGACATGACTCAAGTTTACACTAAGATCGATCACTTGAATGAAGCGGTTGATGAACTCGTTATGGATATCCGCCGCGTTCGTCAGATGTTCTTGTAGTTTGTGGGTCCTCGGTAGTGCGGGGATTTGCTGGAGAGGCAGAGCTTTCTTTTTGCTTCTTCGGCACGGCTTCCTGCCTCGTCGCTTCGACGCCTTTGGCGTCGAGGGCCATCCAGGCCCCGCGAAGGCCTCATACGCAAAAATAAATCTCTACCTCTCCAGCAAATTTTGCCTTCGATGAATTGGCTACATGAACACTGATGGTGTGTTGGTGGTACGTTCTGTAACATTATCAAATTCATATCGTTGACCGACTTTCTTCTCTTGATAGCCTTTGCACTTCGTGGGGTTCTTCTATGAAGTGTTTTCTTTTCAGTCTTTCTTTGATTTTTATTTCATCGTTTTCATTTGCGGGTGAGTGCCAGGATTTTTCTGGGGACTATAAGCTTGTGAGTGCGGGGCTTGATGTTCCTGCTACTTTAACTATTCAACAAAGTGGTTGTGAGAAGTTTGTTTTGAAGTATCCATCTCGTGATGATGTGTATGTGCTTGATGGGGTTAAAGTTCAGCATGATGAAGTGGCTTCGATTGGGATGGTTGTTTTTACGACATCTTATGTTCGCGATGGGGATATCGTGATTGATATTGAAAATGTCTTCAAAGATCGGGAGCCTTTTAAGATTCGTCGTCGGTTTCATTTTTATCTGTCGGTTGGGGTGATGGCGGATGAATACGGTTACTTCAATGATTCCGGAGAGTTTGAAGCTAAATTACAGAATGTGTATGAGCCGAAGCGCGTAGAAAATATATTTTGACAGCCTGATACTTCCTGAAGCATAAGCTTGCTCCAACGCTAGGGGTGTTACCGATTGTCGGTGACTGAGAAAAACCCTTTGAACCTGAAAGAGATAATGCTCGCGCAGGGAAGGCTTATGAAAAAACATATTTCTATTCTTGTATTCCTATTCACAATTGCAACGTCAGCGCAGGCGCAGATTCAACTGATGCAGTTGGATATTACTGAAAAATTGCCGTCGTCTGATATCACCGGACTTTCTGAAGAGGCCGCTAAGACTTTGCCGTTGTCGACAAAACAAATTCCCGCTGCGGAATTGCAAGCGAAGCAAATTTATCATTTGTCTGATGTCACGAAAGTCGAAGCTTCAACGACTGACAGCTACAATGCCACGGGGTATTGGGACATGCTTTCGATTCGTGGTTACACGCTTGATAATCGCACGAATTATTTGCGCGAAGGACTGCCAATCACGGCAGAAACTTTCATTGCTTTAGATAATAAAGAAAAAGTTGAAATCCTGAAAGGACTCGGCGGTATGCAGGCGGGGGCCAGCAGTCCTGGAGGATTAGTCAATTACGTCGTGAAAAGACCGACGGGCAAAGCTTCACAGGCGATCACAACGGGTGTGAGTGACAGTGGTAATGCATTGATCGCGGCAGATTTTGAGTCTTCGCTGTCGCTTGCGCAAAATATTGATTACCGCATAAATCTCGCTCAGGAAAAATTAGATCCGCAGTTGAAAGACTCCAAAGGGGAGCGCTCCTTGGCTGCGATGGCAATGGATTGGCGTTTGCCGTCATCCTCACTTCTGGAAGTGGAAGCTGAGTGGTCTCGTCACTCGCAGCCCAGTCAGGCGGGTTTTAGTTTGTTGGGAAATAAAATTCCGTCAGTCCCTGATGTGAATTTAAATTTGAACAATCAGTCGTGGACTCAACCCGTGGTGTTTCAAGGTTTAACGGGCACTTTGAAATTTACGCAAGCTTTGGAAAATGATTGGTCATGGTCGGTCATTGCCGGTGCGCAAAGTCTTGGAACCGATGATCGCTTGGCTTATCCCTTCGGTTGCTCGGCTGAGAATAATTACGATCGTTATTGTTCTGATGGCACCTACGATATGTATGATTATCGCAGCGAAAATGAAAGCCGCGAAACGCAAGCGTTGAAAGCTTCGGTGCAGGGACAGTTTGCAACAGCAGATATCGCTCACCAGATCAGTTTCGGTGTTGTCGGCAGTCACATGAAAGAACGCTATCAGAATCAGGCCTACAACTATGCAGGTGTTGGTAACGTCAACGGCACGGGTGTAGGAATCGCAAATCCCGCGCAAAATGATCAAGCAACGAATCGTGATTCGGGAACAGCGGAAGTATTCGTCACGGACTCTGCGAAGTATGAAAACTGGCAGGCGTGGTTAGGCGCACGTGTAAGTTATATTGATCGCAGCAGTGTGCGCACGGATGGCTCGCGCTCGATTCATTACACGCAAACATTCCCACTGCCATGGGTTGCGATCTCTTATGACTTCAAAAGTTTTATTGCTTACACCAGTTACGGGGAGGGTCTTGAATCTTTTGTGACTCCAAATAAGCCTGCGTATTCTCACCCGGGTGAATATTTAAGTGATGTGCGCAGTCGCCAATACGAAGTGGGAGTGAAGGGTGGCGAGTTGATGCAATGGTCGCTTGCGGCTTTTCAAATCACGCGTCCTATTGTTGAAGATAAAGAACCGAATTATGAAATTGATGGCGATGATGAACATCGCGGTCTTGAGGCAAGCACTTCGCTGAATTTAAGTCGTTGGCAAGTGGATGTTTCAGCGATGGCACTGCAAGCAACACGCAAGAACAGTGTTTTGAATACGGCTGCGAATGCGCACACGCCAGTAAACATTCCCGAAAACGCAGTTCGTGTGAACGTCGTTTATCAAGTACCTGATGTCAGTGGTCTAAGTCTAAATGCGCGTGTGATGCATGAAGGGAAGCGTGCGATTGTCGCTGATAACACTTTGATGTTGCCAGCGTGGACTCGCGGGGATGTGGGCTTTAGTTACGTAAGTAAATGGTTTGGCAAAAAGACGACGCTCAGTTTTGCGGTTGAAAATGTGACAGACAATTCCTACTGGCGAGAATCGCCAACGCAGTATGGGCACATTTATCTTTATCCTGGCGAATCGCGCAGCCTCAGTTTGTGGCTAAACGCGATTCTTTAGGAGAGCTGTCGTCATTTAATAGTCAGTGTGCGGACCTTTTACATTTTCATCTTTCGTATTGCCCACAGGTTTTGCCGCAGGAACTTCATCATGATCATAAGTCGTACGAGCCGTACGTTTTTGATTTTGTTTTTTATTATAGGTACCGTGATAGTCGCGGTCGCTCGGATGTAAGTTTGTGTCTGACATCGGCGCATTGGGTGAGGGTTGTCCTCTTCCTGAATCCGTTGCTGCGAATGAAATTTGTGTTAATACAAGGCTTGCCAAAGCCATGATGAATGTTTTCATAGGGCCTCCTACGTCAGCTTTTCACAGCAAATGCGGGGCCCGTTGTATCGCAAATAAATCCATCAAGAATTGGCAAAAAGCCCCAATGTGAACAATGAAGTGGAACTCTGGCACGTCTGATTGAGTGGATTTTATTTATCAATTGTTAAATCGCACGGAAAAATTTCAGAGCGGCATTTCTAAACCTCAAAATAACAGGACATTTCCTGGGAATCAGGCTAGATCGAGCCATCAAATAGAAAAGGAAATAATATGAAGTCATTGGTACTTGTATTCGTGATGCTTACTTCTGCTGTCTCTTTCGCTGAAGAAAGAGTTTTTGATTGCACAGCAATTCAACTTTCTCGTGGTTTGCAACGCCCTGAAGATACGAACATCGAAAAAAATCCAAACGTAATCTTCCGCCAAGGTTTGAAACAATGGTCTTTGCAAGTTGGCGATCTTTACTTGAGCACAATCGACAAAGATGCTCCCGCTCTTGAAATGAAATCTGCAGCAGCGAACAAATACAGCGTTCGTTATGATTTCTGGGTTGATGCTTCTTATGAATATGAATTCGTAGTTAGCGTAAAAGACCACACTGCAAACTTGTACTGGTGGGGTTTGGGCGAACAAACATTGGTTGGTAAATTCCAATGTGAAGTGATCGAACAATAGTTCTCACTTGCAATGAGCAATATGAGGAAAGCCTCTGGTAAACCCAGGGGCTTTTTTGTTTTTGATTAACATAATTTCGTCAAGATGCTTATAGCTTAGGCGAATTCTCCATCCTCTTAAAAATGTAATGCTAAATATGATTTGTTTAGCTGCTCTGTAATGGAGTGTCTCCATAAAGTGACCGAAGAAGAATAAGAAGACGTCAAATGGAGTTGTTGGAATGGGACTTGGAAAATTAGCTCACTTCCTAAGAGAAAAAAGAGTTAGCGTTAAGATGACTCAAGCCGAGGTTGCAGAAGTGTTAGGATATGCTTCGCCGCAATTCGTATCGAACTGGGAAAGAGGTCTTTCCTATCCGCCAATTGAGACGCTCAAAGAATTAACCAAAATCTATCGCGCCGATGTGCATGAAGTGTTTGAGATATTATTGAAAGCTTCCATGGAAGATCTTGAACGCGATCTGCGGGCCAAGTTTTTTAACGACAAAAAATCGCGCCGCTCGAAATAGAATAAACATTCCAAACTTGTTTGTTTTCATAATCACGCAAAAGCCATTGTCTGCGTTTATGTCATCGCTTGAGAATTTCTGACAGCGAGGGATTTATGGCGACATTTTCTGCAGGGGATACGGCGTGGTTGTTGGTGGCTTCAGGATTGGTGTTGTTGATGACACCGGGGCTTGCCTTGTTTTACGGAGGCATGGTCAGTAAACGCAATATGCTATCGACCATGTTTCAAAGTTTTATCTCGATGGCGTTGATCAGTGTGTTGTGGGTGCTTGTTGGTTTCAGTCTTGCTTTTGGAAACAGTCTTGGCTTCGTCGGCAATCCTTTAACTTATTTAGGTTTTGCGAATGTCGGTTATGACGTGAATCCCGCGTTTGCAACGACCATTCCGTTTGCGTTGTTTGCACTTTTTCAAATGAAGTTTGCGATTATCACTCCGGCGTTGATCACGGGGGCTTTTTCAGAACGCATTCGTTTTAAAGCGTATTTGTATTTCGCGGTGTTTTTCTGTTTATTCATTTACTGTCCCATCGCGCATTGGACGTGGCATCCTGAGGGTTTTTTAAGAAAATGGGGAGTGCTGGATTTTGCCGGTGGAACTGTGGTGCATATCACGGCGGGTGTTGCCGCTCTTGCAAGTGCGCTTTTATTAAAACGCAAAAGTGAAAATGAACACAATCCCAGTCAGATTCCATTCGTGCTGACAGGGACGGGGCTCCTGTGGTTTGGGTGGTTTGGATTTAACGGTGGCTCGTCTTTAGCGGCCAATGGGCAAGCGGTGCAAGCGTTCTTAACAACGAACACGGCCTCGGCCGCTGCGATGTTAACTTGGGTCTTTCTTGATTGGCATTACCGCGGAAAACCGTCAGCGATGGGCGCTTGCATTGGCTCGGTCGTGGGTTTAGTCGCGATCACTCCTGCGGCGGGATACGTGTCAGTGATTTCAAGCTTAGCAATTGGTGTGATTGCACCTGTGGTCAGTTATTATGTCGTTCGCTGGCGCACACGCACAAACATTGATGACACTTTAGATGTGTTCCCATGTCATGGCGTGGGTGGCATGGTCGGAATGTTATTAACGGCTGTTTTCGCGCAAGAGGGTGGCGTTATCACGGGCTCGTGGAAACTTTTAGGAATGCACGTTTTAGCTTTGGGAATTGTTACGGTTTACACGTTTGTTGTGACGTCGGCGGGAATTTGGCTCATCAAAAGATTTACAGAGCCAGAAATCAGTCGCGAGGTCGCAGACCTCGGACTGGATCTTCATCAGCACGGTGAACGTGCTTATTGATTAGTGGCGGATCACTTCAGGAGAAGCCTCTTTGGCTAGTTCATTGAGGCAATCCACGAAGAATTTGCAGATGATGAACAAATGAATTTGTTCGTTAGCATCCAATGATGGTTCCAACTCTGGAGACATGAAGAGTTCTTCCAACATGTAGTTCAAGATTTCCGGTTGTCCGTCGCCAGAAGATTCTTTGTCTTGAAGCTCAACGATCATATCGTCGTTGATGTTCATGAATTTTTCGAACTCAGCTTCGGATTTCTCAAAACGTTGTACAACTTCATCTTCTGTCATTGCACGCATTGCTTTGTATTTGTCTTCGAAAGATTTATTTAAGATCAAAGCCATCATGAAGCCAAGGTCTTGTGCTGACTCGCTCATGTCTTCGATGAACTCCATAAAGAAGTTTGAAAGATCAGGTTGAACGTCAAATAGATGTTCTGATGCCTTTTCGAGGTCTGCCTCTTCCGTGATACTGCAGATCTTGTCGATCGAATCTTGAACAATTTGAAAAGGGATTTTTTCCATGATCTTCCTCGGCTTTGTGTTTACTATTGGCAGAGAATACAGGGGAGTCGGAAGCGATGCAATTTATTAAGATGTTGTTATTCTGTTTTATTTCACTTGTGATGACGGGCGTCTCAGTCGCGTCAACAACGGAAAGCGATCTCTACGCCCACAAAATTCAACCGTTATTTGATAACCGTTGTGTGGCTTGCCACAGCTGCTTCAATGCTCCCTGCCAATTGAATTTGCAGAACTACGATGCCTTTGTTCGCGGCGCCAATAAGCTGAATGTCTACAACGGTTCACGCACAAAAGCGGTTGAACCAACCCGAATTTGGGTCGACGCACAAACGACAGAAGAGTGGAGAAAAAAGGATTTCTTTACCGTCCACACCTCACAAAATCCTGACGAAAATCTTTTCTTCCGCATGGTGCATTTGCGTGTGAACCAACCGACGGCAAAGATCACAAAGCAAGTTCATGAGTCCGAAGTATGTTCCAATAGCATCGCCACCGAAAAAGCGAGCGAGACGGCGCAGCCAGAACTTGGGATGCCGTATGGTTTGCCACCTTTGAAAGCGGAAGAGTTGGCAACGCTAAAAGAATGGATCGAAAAAGGCGCGCCGGGGCCTTCGACAGAAATGAACAAAAAGTTTCATGAGCTTTCTTCGGAAAGCTTGAAGCAAGTGCGTGAGTGGGAAGTTTTCTTTAATGGCGACGACAAACGTCAGAAGTTGGTCAGTCGCTATTTGTATGAACATTTATTTTTAGCGCACATTCATTTTAAAGGTGGAACTGCACATGAGTTCTTCCGTCTGATTCGTTCAACTAGCGCCTGCGAAAAAGGTCCTAAAGAAATCGCAACGCGTAGACCGAATGATGATCCAGGGACAGAAAAGTTTTTCTATTGTTTAGTGAAGTTCCCAGGAACCGTGGTGATGAAAACACATTTGCCTTATGAGTTCAGTCCCACCAAACTTCAACGCTACAAAGAATTATTCTTAAGCGGTGATTGGAAAGTGACGGAGCTTCCGACTTATAAATCAGCAGTTGCGGAAAATCCGTTCATTGCTTTTAAAGATATTCCGGTGAAAGCGCGTTATCAGTTCTTGCTCGATGATGCGCAGTACGAAGTTGCGACTTTCATCAAAGGTCCCGTTTGTAACGGCAGCATGGCAGTGAATTCCATCCAAGAACAATTCTATGTGTTCTTCTTGGCTCCTGAATCTGACAATATGGTGCTGAATAAAGAATATGCCGATCGCGCCAAAGATCTTCTGATTTTACCAGGCATGTATGGTAGCGACGTGGGGCTGATTAATACGCCCGGGTTTTTAACCAAAGTCATTGATTACCGTGAAAGCTATCGCAAACTGCGCTCTCAAGAATTGGCGAAGCTTCATCCTGGTGGTTATACATTGAAAGATATATGGGATGGCGAACAAACGAATAACAACGCGGTTCTAACAGTTTTCCGTCATGATCAAAATGCCGTTGTTCTTAAAGGAGCCATCGGTGACCTTTCCAAAACAGCGTTTGTTTTGGATTATCCCTTGTTTGAGCGTTTGGTTTACAATTTAGTTGTGAACTTCGATGTGTTCGGTAACGTCAGTCACCAACTGATGACTCGTATTTATATGGATATGATTCGTATGGAAGCAGAAGAGTTGTTCTTAACATTCTTGCCTCCCGAAGCACGCC containing:
- a CDS encoding integration host factor subunit alpha, whose amino-acid sequence is MTKADIVENVYQKIGFSKKEASELVELCFDTLKTVLQNGEKVKISGFGNFVVRGKNERIGRNPQTGEQIKISARRVLTFRPSQVLKAMLNGEEYAHLKDDDDDDDDDYGDDE
- a CDS encoding MerR family transcriptional regulator, whose amino-acid sequence is MTTTMTTVMMNNPMTDLDETVQEVVEEQMSFDNTELNLGDQHLEFVEETSEGSTANANDIVPVSIPAMLCDDKLLEEIKAIPDKMGFKIGDVAEILGIKQYVLRYWETEFEVLKPKKASNNQRMYTRKDVENALLIRKLLHRDRFSIEGARNAMKELKAHVRKEKDMTQVYTKIDHLNEAVDELVMDIRRVRQMFL
- a CDS encoding TonB-dependent siderophore receptor, coding for MKKHISILVFLFTIATSAQAQIQLMQLDITEKLPSSDITGLSEEAAKTLPLSTKQIPAAELQAKQIYHLSDVTKVEASTTDSYNATGYWDMLSIRGYTLDNRTNYLREGLPITAETFIALDNKEKVEILKGLGGMQAGASSPGGLVNYVVKRPTGKASQAITTGVSDSGNALIAADFESSLSLAQNIDYRINLAQEKLDPQLKDSKGERSLAAMAMDWRLPSSSLLEVEAEWSRHSQPSQAGFSLLGNKIPSVPDVNLNLNNQSWTQPVVFQGLTGTLKFTQALENDWSWSVIAGAQSLGTDDRLAYPFGCSAENNYDRYCSDGTYDMYDYRSENESRETQALKASVQGQFATADIAHQISFGVVGSHMKERYQNQAYNYAGVGNVNGTGVGIANPAQNDQATNRDSGTAEVFVTDSAKYENWQAWLGARVSYIDRSSVRTDGSRSIHYTQTFPLPWVAISYDFKSFIAYTSYGEGLESFVTPNKPAYSHPGEYLSDVRSRQYEVGVKGGELMQWSLAAFQITRPIVEDKEPNYEIDGDDEHRGLEASTSLNLSRWQVDVSAMALQATRKNSVLNTAANAHTPVNIPENAVRVNVVYQVPDVSGLSLNARVMHEGKRAIVADNTLMLPAWTRGDVGFSYVSKWFGKKTTLSFAVENVTDNSYWRESPTQYGHIYLYPGESRSLSLWLNAIL
- a CDS encoding helix-turn-helix transcriptional regulator codes for the protein MGLGKLAHFLREKRVSVKMTQAEVAEVLGYASPQFVSNWERGLSYPPIETLKELTKIYRADVHEVFEILLKASMEDLERDLRAKFFNDKKSRRSK
- a CDS encoding ammonium transporter, encoding MATFSAGDTAWLLVASGLVLLMTPGLALFYGGMVSKRNMLSTMFQSFISMALISVLWVLVGFSLAFGNSLGFVGNPLTYLGFANVGYDVNPAFATTIPFALFALFQMKFAIITPALITGAFSERIRFKAYLYFAVFFCLFIYCPIAHWTWHPEGFLRKWGVLDFAGGTVVHITAGVAALASALLLKRKSENEHNPSQIPFVLTGTGLLWFGWFGFNGGSSLAANGQAVQAFLTTNTASAAAMLTWVFLDWHYRGKPSAMGACIGSVVGLVAITPAAGYVSVISSLAIGVIAPVVSYYVVRWRTRTNIDDTLDVFPCHGVGGMVGMLLTAVFAQEGGVITGSWKLLGMHVLALGIVTVYTFVVTSAGIWLIKRFTEPEISREVADLGLDLHQHGERAY
- a CDS encoding fatty acid cis/trans isomerase gives rise to the protein MQFIKMLLFCFISLVMTGVSVASTTESDLYAHKIQPLFDNRCVACHSCFNAPCQLNLQNYDAFVRGANKLNVYNGSRTKAVEPTRIWVDAQTTEEWRKKDFFTVHTSQNPDENLFFRMVHLRVNQPTAKITKQVHESEVCSNSIATEKASETAQPELGMPYGLPPLKAEELATLKEWIEKGAPGPSTEMNKKFHELSSESLKQVREWEVFFNGDDKRQKLVSRYLYEHLFLAHIHFKGGTAHEFFRLIRSTSACEKGPKEIATRRPNDDPGTEKFFYCLVKFPGTVVMKTHLPYEFSPTKLQRYKELFLSGDWKVTELPTYKSAVAENPFIAFKDIPVKARYQFLLDDAQYEVATFIKGPVCNGSMAVNSIQEQFYVFFLAPESDNMVLNKEYADRAKDLLILPGMYGSDVGLINTPGFLTKVIDYRESYRKLRSQELAKLHPGGYTLKDIWDGEQTNNNAVLTVFRHDQNAVVLKGAIGDLSKTAFVLDYPLFERLVYNLVVNFDVFGNVSHQLMTRIYMDMIRMEAEELFLTFLPPEARLAYRRSWYDGILASAKMNYIFPTVGSKEPTGIRFTESQKTKKQLVEKILFYRLNEKVRGPLDALNWKKIDVPENLQKHFKTHGYESEFRKVASIAAGSKTPFARYFPDIAYVMVKNRTGLTTVFTLIHNKEHENISWITGESLRMAPAEDTLTFKEGYWGSYPNMIFSVKEAELKKFTDKIHAIKSDSDYQALVDGFGIRRQNAEFWNYYDELTQIYKQTSPIEAGYLDLTRYDL